The following coding sequences lie in one Apteryx mantelli isolate bAptMan1 chromosome 6, bAptMan1.hap1, whole genome shotgun sequence genomic window:
- the STK11IP gene encoding serine/threonine-protein kinase 11-interacting protein isoform X2, with protein MAAETLVRGLARLLQDAGDVVLDGRSTLRLPAPALQHLTRVFEQHLGSRNQGRGFVALPSHPADSAALLQAQFLFDVLQKTRSLKLVHDPNCVLQSAVKIFPFKSLRHLELKSVPPHCLRGLRLVYSQLESLTCCKCISTLEEIISACGGDLSCALPWLELQTVNFSYNSITALDDSLQLLNVLRVLNLSHNKVQDCEHYLTTLTELEYLNLAYNFLSKVPNLGIFSRSKLVTLILRNNELDSIDGVEQLVNLQHLDVAYNLLLEHAQLAPLSTLHYLKKLHLEGNPLWFHQNHRSATLVHVSPRAASSNFLLDGEPLSSSDLMHLPKSVQSVSQSIHTSTSEKTALDRSALDSSCAADLSDSQSPAENVAVRLPRKKCKGKVKVRRASISEPSDTEHESQALLLSAGLVLQHQKEIKRMDSFRDRFGVDWLQYKRHLEEHDQVPVICHSHSADEITGRPAATDLLSESFGPEQGKPQVFQKESSPPLDDTGKGEEPDLQLDMPVRGEQGEEEADELMLGEEEDEKTEVDLCQPVLVSQIESEGDPEPDWIFLRVTARHVIEVELKAARVLHKLELKCLQKMETSEMNWKRMDLERVFPVLTLHFSYIRKDRQKRKYVVLDDCPEQCLQCVLEVLTPALEENRRNRGQEKGFTKLQCLKCKQEFFQSLGPWQQGPCSAEAGDPKRLETLAASDQDAAAPGEPIACPSCSSDHVVILPSEMCSSTSLLPGPDDTSEDLSESVLEGGSQQEGTEEASALASESGKFYIGGEDSSEVDTSNSTRTPELSGEHDSTLHSSSRSSDGGCGKKELGMKNQYLSFSHTDTNGDSLMGSYHYGVSRGPTPSQLSLNSESEETWNLSPPANGILNTRDFRSVDHRLKLYLDMEVFEKDTEEFQCFLKVAMVKFGRHGEFLSILVASDLRIYVLEVTGVIRGQPADWLKKNDSHYLSDISHLEVGLCHQSLRMEFENPRASYNLLIRNQSCCDQFLQTLTYLIQELPAKHRSKVKEIPTVEMNPQHSLWSLLDSKTTDSMTADDTCFFYLLAYLIQGASAFPVTLLSTRSMLFLLEENHQWQVQPPLDVDGEAEPPPKSNIQLKEKQPISSISNVITYRLYPCDIKLMLYDEVLKVESTWHIRTECPELLAELVEWIRGPWEEMFSIELRKAVHEGLE; from the exons ATGGCGGCGGAGACGCTGGTGCGGGGCCTGGCGCGGCTGCTGCAGGACGCGG GGGACGTGGTCCTGGACGGCCGCAGCACCctgaggctgcccgcgcccgcccTGCAGCACCTCACGCGCGTCTTCGAGCAGCACCTGGGCTCCCGCAACCAGGGCCGCGGCTTCGtcgccctgccctcgcaccccgCCGACTCGGCCGCCTTGCTCCAGGCGCAGTTCCTCTTCGACGTCCTGCAGAAGACCCGCTCCCTGAAG CTTGTTCATGATCCAAACTGTGTTTTGCAATCTGCTGTGAAGATCTTCCCTTTCAAGTCCCTTCGGCATTTAGAA TTGAAGTCTGTCCCTCCACACTGCCTTCGGGGACTGCGATTAGTCTATTCACAGCTGGAATCTCTAACCTGTTGCAAATGCATCAGTACCTTGGAG GAAATCATTTCAGCATGTGGTGGAGATCTGAGCTGTGCTCTCCCCTGGTTGGAATTGCAGACTGTCAACTTCAGCTATAACTCGATCACTGCCTTGGATGACTCACTG caaTTACTGAATGTGCTGAGAGTCTTGAATTTGAGTCACAACAAGGTCCAGGACTGTGAGCACTATTTAACA ACCCTTACAGAACTAGAGTACCTCAATCTGGCCTATAACTTCCTGTCAAAGGTGCCAAACCTTGGCATCTTCAGCCGATCCAAGCTGGTGACTCTGATCCTGCGCAACAATGAACTTGACAGCATTGATG GGGTGGAACAGCTGGTGAATCTGCAGCACCTGGATGTGGCCTATAACCTGCTACTGGAACATGCCCAGTTGGCACCACTGTCCACTCTGCACTATTTAAAAAAG CTGCACTTGGAGGGAAACCCATTATGGTTCCATCAAAATCATCGTTCTGCAACACTTGTACATGTCTCTCCCAGGGCAGCCTCCTCCAAT TTCCTTTTGGATGGAGAGCCACTATCTTCCTCAGACCTAATG CACCTTCCAAAATCTGTGCAAAGTGTGTCACAGTCGATCCACACTTCTACCTCTGAGAAGACTGCACTGGACCGCAGTGCTCTGGACAGTTCCTGTGCTGCAGACCTCAGTGACAGTCAGTCCCCAGCGGAGAATGTGGCTGTCAGGCTCCCTCGGAAAAAATGCAAG GGAAAAGTTAAAGTGCGCAGAGCAAGCATTTCAGAGCCCAGCGACACAGAACACGAGTCCCAGGCTTTACTTCTCTCTGCTG GCCTTGTCCTACAGCATCAGAAGGAGATAAAGCGTATGGACAGCTTCAGAGATCGCTTTGGTGTTGACTGGCTGCAGTACAAGAGACACCTGGAGGAGCATGACCAAGTACCTGTCATCTGCCATAGCCATTCTGCAGATGAGATCACAGGCAGACCTGCTGCAACGGACTTGCTGAGTGAGAGCTTTGGTCCGGAGCAAGGAAAACCCCAAGTGTTCCAGAAAGAATCCTCTCCTCCTTTGGATGACACTGGGAAGGGAGAAGAGCCTGACCTACAGCTGGATATGCCTGTGAGAGGAGAACAAGGAGAAGAGGAGGCAGATGAGCTAATGCTTGGGGAGGAAGAAGATGAGAAGACAGAAG TGGACCTTTgccagccagtgctggtgagccAAATAGAAAGTGAAGGCGACCCAGAGCCAGACTGGATCTTCCTTCGGGTCACAGCTAGGCATGTGATTGAGGTGGAGCTGAAGGCTGCCAGAGTCCTCCACAAGCTGGAGCTGAAGTGCCTGCAGAAGATGGAGACCTCTGAGATGAACTGGAAGAGGatg GACCTGGAACGAGTTTTCCCTGTTCTCACATTACACTTCAGCTACATTCGCAAGGACCGGCAGAAGCGCAAATATGTGGTGCTTGATGACTGCCCGGAGCAGTGTCTACAG TGTGTGCTTGAAGTGTTGACTCCGGCTCTGGAGGAGAATCGGAGAAATCGGGGCCAGGAGAAGGGATTCACAAAGCTCCAGTGCCTGAAATGCAAGCAGGAGTTTTTTCAGTCCCTGGGTCCCTGGCAACAAGGTCCATGTTCTGCAGAGGCTGGAGACCCCAAAAGGCTGGAAACCCTAGCTGCCTCAGATCAAG ATGCTGCAGCACCTGGTGAACCCATAGCCTGTCCCAGTTGTTCCAGTGACCATGTGGTCATCCTGCCTTCAGAGATGTGCTCCAgcacatctctgctgcctggccctGATGACACAAGTGAGGACCTGTCGGAATCTGTTCTGGAGGGAGGCAGCCAGCAAGAAGGCACAGAGGAAGCATCTGCCCTGGCCAGTGAGAGTGGGAAGTTCTACATTGGCGGGGAAGACAGCTCTGAGGTGGACACCAGCAACAGCACGAGAACCCCGGAGCTCAGTGGCGAGCACGACAGCACTCTCCATTCCAGTTCTCGCAGTTCAGATGGGGGCTGTGGGAAGAAGGAGCTGGGCATGAAAAACCAGTATTTGTCCTTCAGTCACACTGACACCAACGGGGACAGCTTGATGGGGAGCTACCATTACGGTGTCTCTCGTGGGCCCACTCCTTCCCAGCTGTCTTTGAACTCTGAGTCGGAGGAAACCTGGAATCTCAGTCCTC CTGCAAATGGCATCCTGAACACGAGGGATTTCCGTTCTGTGGATCATCGCCTGAAGCTGTACCTGGATATGGAGGTTTTTGAGAAGGACACTGAGGAGTTCCAGTGCTTTCTCAAG GTGGCCATGGTGAAGTTTGGTCGACATGGGGAGTTCCTCTCGATCCTGGTTGCCTCTGACCTCAGGATTTATGTGCTGGAAGTCACTGGGGTTATCAG GGGACAACCTGCAGACTGGCTGAAGAAGAATGACTCTCACTACTTGTCTGATATTTCCCATCTGGAAGTGGGACTCTGCCATCAGAGCTTGCGAATGGAGTTTGAGAACCCGAGAGCCTCCTATAATCTGCTGATCCGGAACCAGAGCTGTTGTGACCAGTTCCTGCAGACACTGACAT ATCTCATACAGGAGCTGCCTGCCAAGCATAGGAGTAAGGTGAAGGAAATCCCCACTGTGGAGATGAATCCTCAGCATTCTCTATG GTCTTTGCTGGACTCCAAGACCACAGACTCCATGACTGCAGATGACACTTGTTTCTTCTACCTGCTGGCCTATCTGATCCAAG GGGCATCTGCTTTCCCTGTGACCCTGCTGAGCACCCGCAGCATGCTGTTTCTGCTGGAGGAGAATCACCAGTGGCAGGTGCAGCCCCCCTTGGATGTGGATGGTGAGGCAGAACCACCTCCTAAGAGCAACATCCAGTTGAAGGAGAAGCAGCCAATCAGTAGTATTAGCAATGTCATAACCTATCGCCTCTATCCCTGTGACATCAAGCTGATGCTTTATGATGAG GTGCTGAAGGTGGAGAGCACTTGGCACATCCGCACAGAGTGCCCTGAGCTCCTGGCAGAGCTGGTGGAGTGGATCCGTGGGCCCTGGGAGGAGATGTTCTCTATTGAGCTACGGAAGGCTGTGCACGAGGGGCTGGAGTGA
- the STK11IP gene encoding serine/threonine-protein kinase 11-interacting protein isoform X1, with protein MAAETLVRGLARLLQDAGDVVLDGRSTLRLPAPALQHLTRVFEQHLGSRNQGRGFVALPSHPADSAALLQAQFLFDVLQKTRSLKLVHDPNCVLQSAVKIFPFKSLRHLELKSVPPHCLRGLRLVYSQLESLTCCKCISTLEEIISACGGDLSCALPWLELQTVNFSYNSITALDDSLQLLNVLRVLNLSHNKVQDCEHYLTTLTELEYLNLAYNFLSKVPNLGIFSRSKLVTLILRNNELDSIDGVEQLVNLQHLDVAYNLLLEHAQLAPLSTLHYLKKLHLEGNPLWFHQNHRSATLVHVSPRAASSNFLLDGEPLSSSDLMHLPKSVQSVSQSIHTSTSEKTALDRSALDSSCAADLSDSQSPAENVAVRLPRKKCKGKVKVRRASISEPSDTEHESQALLLSAGLVLQHQKEIKRMDSFRDRFGVDWLQYKRHLEEHDQVPVICHSHSADEITGRPAATDLLSESFGPEQGKPQVFQKESSPPLDDTGKGEEPDLQLDMPVRGEQGEEEADELMLGEEEDEKTEAVDLCQPVLVSQIESEGDPEPDWIFLRVTARHVIEVELKAARVLHKLELKCLQKMETSEMNWKRMDLERVFPVLTLHFSYIRKDRQKRKYVVLDDCPEQCLQCVLEVLTPALEENRRNRGQEKGFTKLQCLKCKQEFFQSLGPWQQGPCSAEAGDPKRLETLAASDQDAAAPGEPIACPSCSSDHVVILPSEMCSSTSLLPGPDDTSEDLSESVLEGGSQQEGTEEASALASESGKFYIGGEDSSEVDTSNSTRTPELSGEHDSTLHSSSRSSDGGCGKKELGMKNQYLSFSHTDTNGDSLMGSYHYGVSRGPTPSQLSLNSESEETWNLSPPANGILNTRDFRSVDHRLKLYLDMEVFEKDTEEFQCFLKVAMVKFGRHGEFLSILVASDLRIYVLEVTGVIRGQPADWLKKNDSHYLSDISHLEVGLCHQSLRMEFENPRASYNLLIRNQSCCDQFLQTLTYLIQELPAKHRSKVKEIPTVEMNPQHSLWSLLDSKTTDSMTADDTCFFYLLAYLIQGASAFPVTLLSTRSMLFLLEENHQWQVQPPLDVDGEAEPPPKSNIQLKEKQPISSISNVITYRLYPCDIKLMLYDEVTRSVMGHIRLGVDPGGWIVLGLCSCQECFGAVIFHPNPGSCTMEAGERSILLLYKSHARML; from the exons ATGGCGGCGGAGACGCTGGTGCGGGGCCTGGCGCGGCTGCTGCAGGACGCGG GGGACGTGGTCCTGGACGGCCGCAGCACCctgaggctgcccgcgcccgcccTGCAGCACCTCACGCGCGTCTTCGAGCAGCACCTGGGCTCCCGCAACCAGGGCCGCGGCTTCGtcgccctgccctcgcaccccgCCGACTCGGCCGCCTTGCTCCAGGCGCAGTTCCTCTTCGACGTCCTGCAGAAGACCCGCTCCCTGAAG CTTGTTCATGATCCAAACTGTGTTTTGCAATCTGCTGTGAAGATCTTCCCTTTCAAGTCCCTTCGGCATTTAGAA TTGAAGTCTGTCCCTCCACACTGCCTTCGGGGACTGCGATTAGTCTATTCACAGCTGGAATCTCTAACCTGTTGCAAATGCATCAGTACCTTGGAG GAAATCATTTCAGCATGTGGTGGAGATCTGAGCTGTGCTCTCCCCTGGTTGGAATTGCAGACTGTCAACTTCAGCTATAACTCGATCACTGCCTTGGATGACTCACTG caaTTACTGAATGTGCTGAGAGTCTTGAATTTGAGTCACAACAAGGTCCAGGACTGTGAGCACTATTTAACA ACCCTTACAGAACTAGAGTACCTCAATCTGGCCTATAACTTCCTGTCAAAGGTGCCAAACCTTGGCATCTTCAGCCGATCCAAGCTGGTGACTCTGATCCTGCGCAACAATGAACTTGACAGCATTGATG GGGTGGAACAGCTGGTGAATCTGCAGCACCTGGATGTGGCCTATAACCTGCTACTGGAACATGCCCAGTTGGCACCACTGTCCACTCTGCACTATTTAAAAAAG CTGCACTTGGAGGGAAACCCATTATGGTTCCATCAAAATCATCGTTCTGCAACACTTGTACATGTCTCTCCCAGGGCAGCCTCCTCCAAT TTCCTTTTGGATGGAGAGCCACTATCTTCCTCAGACCTAATG CACCTTCCAAAATCTGTGCAAAGTGTGTCACAGTCGATCCACACTTCTACCTCTGAGAAGACTGCACTGGACCGCAGTGCTCTGGACAGTTCCTGTGCTGCAGACCTCAGTGACAGTCAGTCCCCAGCGGAGAATGTGGCTGTCAGGCTCCCTCGGAAAAAATGCAAG GGAAAAGTTAAAGTGCGCAGAGCAAGCATTTCAGAGCCCAGCGACACAGAACACGAGTCCCAGGCTTTACTTCTCTCTGCTG GCCTTGTCCTACAGCATCAGAAGGAGATAAAGCGTATGGACAGCTTCAGAGATCGCTTTGGTGTTGACTGGCTGCAGTACAAGAGACACCTGGAGGAGCATGACCAAGTACCTGTCATCTGCCATAGCCATTCTGCAGATGAGATCACAGGCAGACCTGCTGCAACGGACTTGCTGAGTGAGAGCTTTGGTCCGGAGCAAGGAAAACCCCAAGTGTTCCAGAAAGAATCCTCTCCTCCTTTGGATGACACTGGGAAGGGAGAAGAGCCTGACCTACAGCTGGATATGCCTGTGAGAGGAGAACAAGGAGAAGAGGAGGCAGATGAGCTAATGCTTGGGGAGGAAGAAGATGAGAAGACAGAAG CAGTGGACCTTTgccagccagtgctggtgagccAAATAGAAAGTGAAGGCGACCCAGAGCCAGACTGGATCTTCCTTCGGGTCACAGCTAGGCATGTGATTGAGGTGGAGCTGAAGGCTGCCAGAGTCCTCCACAAGCTGGAGCTGAAGTGCCTGCAGAAGATGGAGACCTCTGAGATGAACTGGAAGAGGatg GACCTGGAACGAGTTTTCCCTGTTCTCACATTACACTTCAGCTACATTCGCAAGGACCGGCAGAAGCGCAAATATGTGGTGCTTGATGACTGCCCGGAGCAGTGTCTACAG TGTGTGCTTGAAGTGTTGACTCCGGCTCTGGAGGAGAATCGGAGAAATCGGGGCCAGGAGAAGGGATTCACAAAGCTCCAGTGCCTGAAATGCAAGCAGGAGTTTTTTCAGTCCCTGGGTCCCTGGCAACAAGGTCCATGTTCTGCAGAGGCTGGAGACCCCAAAAGGCTGGAAACCCTAGCTGCCTCAGATCAAG ATGCTGCAGCACCTGGTGAACCCATAGCCTGTCCCAGTTGTTCCAGTGACCATGTGGTCATCCTGCCTTCAGAGATGTGCTCCAgcacatctctgctgcctggccctGATGACACAAGTGAGGACCTGTCGGAATCTGTTCTGGAGGGAGGCAGCCAGCAAGAAGGCACAGAGGAAGCATCTGCCCTGGCCAGTGAGAGTGGGAAGTTCTACATTGGCGGGGAAGACAGCTCTGAGGTGGACACCAGCAACAGCACGAGAACCCCGGAGCTCAGTGGCGAGCACGACAGCACTCTCCATTCCAGTTCTCGCAGTTCAGATGGGGGCTGTGGGAAGAAGGAGCTGGGCATGAAAAACCAGTATTTGTCCTTCAGTCACACTGACACCAACGGGGACAGCTTGATGGGGAGCTACCATTACGGTGTCTCTCGTGGGCCCACTCCTTCCCAGCTGTCTTTGAACTCTGAGTCGGAGGAAACCTGGAATCTCAGTCCTC CTGCAAATGGCATCCTGAACACGAGGGATTTCCGTTCTGTGGATCATCGCCTGAAGCTGTACCTGGATATGGAGGTTTTTGAGAAGGACACTGAGGAGTTCCAGTGCTTTCTCAAG GTGGCCATGGTGAAGTTTGGTCGACATGGGGAGTTCCTCTCGATCCTGGTTGCCTCTGACCTCAGGATTTATGTGCTGGAAGTCACTGGGGTTATCAG GGGACAACCTGCAGACTGGCTGAAGAAGAATGACTCTCACTACTTGTCTGATATTTCCCATCTGGAAGTGGGACTCTGCCATCAGAGCTTGCGAATGGAGTTTGAGAACCCGAGAGCCTCCTATAATCTGCTGATCCGGAACCAGAGCTGTTGTGACCAGTTCCTGCAGACACTGACAT ATCTCATACAGGAGCTGCCTGCCAAGCATAGGAGTAAGGTGAAGGAAATCCCCACTGTGGAGATGAATCCTCAGCATTCTCTATG GTCTTTGCTGGACTCCAAGACCACAGACTCCATGACTGCAGATGACACTTGTTTCTTCTACCTGCTGGCCTATCTGATCCAAG GGGCATCTGCTTTCCCTGTGACCCTGCTGAGCACCCGCAGCATGCTGTTTCTGCTGGAGGAGAATCACCAGTGGCAGGTGCAGCCCCCCTTGGATGTGGATGGTGAGGCAGAACCACCTCCTAAGAGCAACATCCAGTTGAAGGAGAAGCAGCCAATCAGTAGTATTAGCAATGTCATAACCTATCGCCTCTATCCCTGTGACATCAAGCTGATGCTTTATGATGAGGTAACCAGGAGTGTCATGGGGCACATAAGACTGGGGGTGGATCCTGGGGGCTGGATTGTGCTCGGACTCTGTTCCTGCCAAGAGTGTTTTGGGGCTGTCATCTTTCATCCTAACCCAGGGTCTTGCACCATGGAGGCAGGGGAGCGCAGCATATTGCTGCTGTACAAAAGCCATGCAAGGATGCTTTGA